Sequence from the Ostrea edulis chromosome 8, xbOstEdul1.1, whole genome shotgun sequence genome:
gaGCTTCATGATTTCGTTTTCCCCGCATGTCCAGatttgatcttcactcagacagctaacactgctTGGTGTGTATGATTTATatccagtgtctatggtggcggtgaggcgcggctcatcaagcagtggtttgactggaggagacgatacaacTTTTGCTGACTTCATcgtgtcgccatgttctgtgttaatggataatggcgacagagaaccaaacatttcattgagctgatctttgtttattttatgaGCAATAAAACTTGGTACTGCaactcggactttaggcggtaatgttctaaattcggaattcctagatttgtaagtagaggttaaaAAGCCttcatttgattttaggattgatttcaagtcggaaatgatctgtttgagttcagtaattttctgtgtgatttcgtctgtatttttattcagggtagataggtgtttgtttttcatctcctgAATCTCAGATTTCCatcggttgacaatggcggtgatctCCCGGTGTAAGATTTGTCCTTGTTGATCGGCAATTGTTGTTAGATCTCCGTAGTTCGTTTCTAACTCGGCTTTTTCAGTTTGGACATTGgacgccatttcttcatattttgGGTAAATTCTGGTCTCGAGTTCTTCCagatctttttgtaaactttctgttttagcgTTGAGTTTTTCCACAAATTCTGATAATTTGTGACCTTCATGCTTGATAGAGGTGACGCAGGTAATACAGACAGGAATGTCACATTTTTCACAGAACATTTCACAGTGTTTATGGGCGTGCTCTTCACATTTCAGATAGTTAGGAGTAGATTTTCTGTGTAAAAACGGCACGACTTTGTGTCTTTTAGATGATACTGAGAGATGCTTTCCTACACAGTTAACAcagatatttatattacaaagttcacagtgactctgtagggggacagtttcacagaggtcacacagtaggacttccAGGGCACTGTGCCGGGAATGCATTTCTGATGTCACACAGGAAGTTCACTGTCATAAAAAAGGGAATCTCAATTAGCGATTTGACAGGTCAAAGTAATTGACAAGTTAGAATTAGAGCAACATATTAAAATTGGGTTCATTAACTTTAATATTTCAGTTTGGGGGAAATTTGATTCAAAACTTAAACTTCTGTAAAACACATGGTTGTGCCCTCGATATACcaagtatccccccccccccccatttaaaaAATGATCAGATCTATCCCATTGGTCTCAGAAATATCGTTATTAATGGCTCTACAATGTCCATATGCGTATATGTAATTTTGTCTCACcttaaaatccaacatggcctctCTGTTCTGTCGACTTTCCGTCTAGTCCTGAGAATTAAATACCTATTGTGTTAATAGCTTTAAAGTTTGTATTGACCTAGTTTATGTTGGGGAGCTTTGTCAACGTTGACTTCAGAAATCATAAacaatacattttgtatatatagaaaatccCTGTGTATATTAAACCctcaattcaatttcaattaatgatttatttctttGCGCCAATTGATTCATCAGAGTGACAATTAAGCATACTAATAATTACAAGtaattcagagagagagagagagagagagagagagagagagagagagagagagagagagagagagaacagagTTAACAggttaaaattaaatatcaatgtgaCTTTTTCTTGACAGCAGCACTCGTACATTTTCCCATTTTCAAAACATCGCTTTAATACTTGATAGTTGAATTGATGTAATAACTTTCAGACAGTACT
This genomic interval carries:
- the LOC125662420 gene encoding uncharacterized protein LOC125662420, whose product is MFCEKCDIPVCITCVTSIKHEGHKLSEFVEKLNAKTESLQKDLEELETRIYPKYEEMASNVQTEKAELETNYGDLTTIADQQGQILHREITAIVNRWKSEIQEMKNKHLSTLNKNTDEITQKITELKQIISDLKSILKSNEGFLTSTYKSRNSEFRTLPPKVRVAVPSFIAHKINKDQLNEMFGSLSPLSINTEHGDTMKSAKVVSSPPVKPLLDEPRLTATIDTGYKSYTPSSVSCLSEDQIWTCGENEIMKLLNLQSKLLTSIHTKSGRMPIDIAVTRGGNLVYTDDNDGTVNLVKNKQIQTLITLQGWVPFSVCCTASDDLLVTMISDEREQYKVVRYSGSTETQTIQFDDQGRPLYSSDGYISENRNLDICVADQSASAVVVVNQSGKLRFRYTGHPSNTEQSFTPVGITTDSQSHILTADWYIHRIHILDQDGQFLRYIHCDLEYPYSLCMDIRDNLFVAEWFTAKVKKIQYL